In a single window of the Methylococcus sp. Mc7 genome:
- a CDS encoding GNAT family N-acetyltransferase, whose amino-acid sequence MREEGSLIFELDAEEGGSPARCREKAFYLEALAAHSGFSGHAGPVGDGAGPLQVVLAKTAAARWRLSEFAPEDLPGCMSLFKETFAAEMSPDLWHWKYGEGRGRAVIARRNGRIVAHYGATSRRVAVNGRTVRGLQVCDVMVAPGERGLMTKKGVFFEVASAFLEAYFGYYDEHELAFGFPNHRAMRIAERLGLYGEVGRISEVRWTPSDQRFRVRYAATLIDVSELDDGLLAMLWSQMAADLQDAALVLRDPAYIRYRYQRHPVHRYEALLVRDRLTGRPQGVAILRRDNNEYKLLDMLAPLNNIPLIVDAARTAAARRSSSALTAWISAPYARYLVHGGGVAADTDVRIPANVWTDARSVERLKDRWWLMMGDTDFL is encoded by the coding sequence TTGCGGGAGGAAGGTTCGCTGATTTTCGAACTCGATGCCGAGGAGGGCGGCAGTCCTGCGCGATGCCGTGAAAAGGCCTTTTACCTGGAGGCGCTGGCCGCGCATTCGGGGTTCTCCGGTCATGCCGGCCCCGTCGGCGACGGCGCCGGTCCTTTGCAAGTCGTCCTGGCGAAGACGGCGGCGGCGCGTTGGCGGCTCAGTGAATTCGCGCCCGAAGACCTGCCGGGCTGTATGTCGCTTTTCAAAGAGACTTTCGCAGCCGAAATGAGTCCCGACTTATGGCACTGGAAATACGGTGAAGGCCGGGGCCGAGCCGTCATCGCCCGCCGGAATGGACGCATCGTCGCGCATTATGGGGCAACGTCCCGCCGTGTTGCCGTCAACGGGCGAACCGTTCGGGGATTGCAGGTATGCGATGTGATGGTCGCCCCGGGCGAGCGGGGGCTGATGACGAAAAAGGGTGTATTTTTCGAGGTTGCCAGCGCATTCCTGGAGGCCTATTTCGGCTATTACGACGAGCACGAGCTGGCCTTCGGTTTTCCAAACCACCGTGCCATGCGGATCGCCGAGCGGCTGGGGCTTTACGGCGAAGTCGGACGAATTTCGGAAGTGCGCTGGACTCCCTCGGACCAGCGTTTCCGAGTCAGATATGCGGCCACCTTGATCGACGTTTCCGAACTCGACGACGGTCTGCTTGCGATGTTGTGGAGCCAGATGGCCGCGGATCTTCAGGATGCGGCGCTCGTGCTCAGGGACCCCGCCTATATCCGATACCGCTACCAGCGCCACCCGGTGCATCGCTACGAGGCTCTGCTGGTGCGCGACCGGCTGACGGGGCGTCCCCAGGGTGTGGCGATACTTCGGCGTGACAATAACGAATACAAGCTCCTGGATATGCTGGCGCCGTTGAACAACATCCCTCTGATCGTCGATGCGGCCAGGACTGCCGCCGCCCGTCGCTCATCGTCCGCCCTCACCGCCTGGATTTCCGCCCCCTATGCCCGGTATCTGGTTCATGGCGGAGGTGTGGCAGCCGACACCGACGTCCGTATTCCGGCGAACGTCTGGACCGACGCCCGCAGCGTCGAACGCCTGAAAGATCGCTGGTGGCTGATGATGGGCGATACGGATTTCTTATGA
- a CDS encoding glycosyltransferase, producing MTPDVPAVKPRLLVILPADVIGGAETVVFNLLTGLRGFDCALLTQSAIAEFYRRCDIRLYLFDDWRCGQPYRLSVDNSLRYAWAIRSVVRRERPQLVLSIMHNGTLFAALAKRLFFPDIPLAGTILGSLTGYFTSVGRGPTLLERWVIHCCLTLPNRVIVPSRGVFEDLVDAYGAAPGRLEVIYNGIDIDDVRRKAGQPIELAKDRTWIVSASRFGSQKDFPTLLAAFKDVLAHRPAKLVLVGDGELRRDIERVASEFGIREHVVLVGFRENPFPYMAQADIFVLSSFFEGFGNVIVEAMALGVPVVATDCPSGPGEIISDGENGFLVPVGDAHALADRCATLLSDDERRSAMVRSGLDRADQFSVGKMLAAFDGYLNEILTGARFDSLGGSSIDG from the coding sequence ATGACTCCCGACGTGCCGGCGGTAAAGCCTCGGCTGCTGGTGATACTGCCCGCCGATGTGATCGGTGGCGCCGAGACGGTCGTTTTCAACCTGCTGACGGGGCTGCGGGGATTCGACTGCGCCTTGCTGACCCAGTCAGCCATCGCGGAATTCTACCGCCGATGCGACATCCGGCTTTACCTGTTCGACGACTGGCGGTGTGGCCAGCCCTACCGGTTGTCGGTGGATAACAGCCTGCGTTACGCCTGGGCGATCCGATCGGTCGTGCGGCGCGAAAGGCCTCAACTGGTGCTTTCGATCATGCATAACGGCACGCTGTTCGCCGCCCTGGCGAAACGGTTGTTCTTTCCCGACATCCCGTTGGCGGGAACCATTTTGGGAAGCTTGACCGGCTATTTCACCAGTGTCGGCAGGGGGCCGACGTTGCTGGAGCGTTGGGTCATTCACTGCTGCCTGACTCTGCCGAATCGGGTGATCGTGCCCTCGCGCGGCGTATTCGAAGATTTGGTCGACGCCTATGGTGCGGCGCCCGGCAGGCTCGAGGTCATCTACAATGGCATCGACATCGACGACGTCAGGCGCAAAGCCGGACAGCCGATCGAGTTGGCCAAGGACCGCACCTGGATCGTTTCCGCCAGCCGATTCGGCAGCCAGAAGGACTTCCCCACGCTCCTCGCGGCATTCAAGGACGTTCTAGCGCACCGGCCCGCCAAGCTCGTTCTGGTGGGAGACGGGGAACTCCGCCGAGACATCGAAAGAGTCGCCTCCGAGTTTGGAATAAGGGAGCATGTCGTTCTGGTGGGATTCCGGGAGAATCCCTTCCCCTACATGGCGCAAGCTGATATTTTCGTTCTTTCCTCTTTTTTCGAAGGTTTCGGCAACGTGATCGTCGAAGCCATGGCGTTGGGGGTACCGGTGGTGGCGACCGATTGCCCGTCGGGGCCAGGGGAGATCATCAGCGACGGGGAAAATGGATTCCTGGTGCCGGTAGGGGATGCCCATGCACTCGCGGACCGCTGTGCCACCCTGCTGTCCGACGATGAGCGCCGTTCTGCCATGGTACGTTCCGGGCTCGACAGGGCGGACCAATTCAGTGTCGGTAAAATGCTGGCGGCGTTTGACGGCTATTTGAACGAGATACTGACCGGCGCCCGTTTCGATAGTTTGGGAGGTTCGAGCATAGATGGGTGA
- a CDS encoding bifunctional 2-polyprenyl-6-hydroxyphenol methylase/3-demethylubiquinol 3-O-methyltransferase UbiG produces the protein MGDLVIKAANGRFRVDERQRPDSLLIDEIILQELVRFLERNFEKGGGGRLLDAGAGSRPYLPVYEEFFASVVSIDMPGSPHGIAGLDVAGTLHRLPFRDGEFDCILCTEVFEHLHDPLLAMKECSRVLKPGGSLFMSTPFFNPLHEIPHDYYRYTPFAIKHIAACSGLRAVSIGEKGGEGAFALMYLTYLWLRLWLKLLERFGKASSFSGSLLTYLTIVLPQKIYLGLWKTRPGQSDTGACDELFTGKFSPITLGYTAVLEKNAAPVFAEMERL, from the coding sequence ATGGGTGATCTGGTGATCAAAGCGGCGAACGGCCGCTTTCGTGTCGACGAGCGGCAACGCCCGGACAGCTTGCTCATCGACGAGATCATTCTCCAGGAGTTGGTGCGTTTTCTCGAACGAAACTTCGAAAAGGGCGGTGGCGGGAGGCTTCTGGACGCTGGGGCGGGCAGCCGGCCCTATCTGCCCGTTTACGAGGAATTTTTCGCGTCGGTCGTGAGCATAGACATGCCCGGCTCTCCTCACGGTATCGCCGGCCTGGATGTGGCTGGGACCCTGCACCGCCTTCCTTTTCGCGATGGGGAATTCGACTGCATCCTCTGCACGGAGGTATTCGAGCACCTCCACGATCCCCTCCTCGCGATGAAGGAATGCAGCCGCGTCTTGAAACCTGGTGGCAGCCTGTTCATGAGCACGCCTTTTTTCAATCCGTTACACGAGATTCCGCACGATTACTATCGTTATACGCCATTCGCGATAAAGCATATCGCGGCTTGCTCGGGGCTGCGTGCCGTATCCATCGGCGAGAAGGGGGGCGAGGGGGCGTTTGCCTTGATGTACCTGACCTATCTGTGGCTGAGGCTCTGGCTGAAACTGCTGGAGCGGTTCGGAAAGGCGTCGTCTTTTTCGGGTTCACTGTTGACGTATTTGACCATCGTCCTGCCACAAAAAATCTACCTCGGATTATGGAAAACGCGTCCCGGCCAAAGTGATACGGGGGCTTGCGATGAGCTGTTTACGGGAAAATTCAGCCCGATCACTCTTGGCTACACCGCGGTTCTGGAGAAAAACGCCGCTCCGGTTTTCGCTGAAATGGAACGACTCTGA
- a CDS encoding glycosyltransferase family 39 protein, producing MNHLPAKSHPTIDTVARVSTLRPLHFAILVGIFYAGLAYLIGSSYFFIYDDTALIDVASGNSVTHILQTSFTGFFRPLTLLLVKLETIGFGWTRPYGYILVSLLMHSLNAILLYAILRRLDFNIGAFFAGAFFLLSPFATETFFWFSSQFDLLSALLTLLSTWMLLLYRDSGKTRHAICAVLSYTGALFSKENAIIFITVLPLLIIWQRKKAPAARTAWLISAFLVPAAGYLAIRSMLVGAFHSPYGNMLSLVRNADIVSHLASYARTFSDLSLKMPEAFSWVGISYTGALIAFLATALYCRPKLTVTTLLLFCLALSPVIWTAPTHAGTADSRFLYVPAIFPIIAISIGVETSLRQPLLSGGWTRIARSAGIAGTGVLLSAAALSTSEQAAIWRFAYETAHSAVLDVLHTAWQNPGSTLHVRNLPLRLTEGPYLVKPYNLIHYAKALDNPISNRIVCDSAILSYRDPEMLMPAERSELGPSGNENGAIKDIVIGSPARARFLPTN from the coding sequence ATGAATCACCTGCCAGCAAAATCGCACCCAACCATCGATACCGTAGCACGAGTGTCCACTCTGCGGCCTCTTCATTTCGCCATATTGGTGGGAATCTTTTATGCCGGATTGGCGTATCTGATTGGATCGAGCTATTTTTTCATATACGATGACACGGCCCTCATCGACGTCGCGAGCGGCAACTCCGTCACGCATATTCTCCAGACATCGTTCACAGGCTTCTTCCGCCCGCTGACTCTCTTATTGGTAAAACTCGAGACGATAGGCTTCGGCTGGACCCGGCCTTACGGGTACATCCTTGTTTCGCTGCTGATGCACAGCCTGAACGCCATACTTCTGTACGCCATATTACGCAGGCTCGATTTCAACATCGGCGCATTTTTCGCGGGAGCTTTTTTTCTGTTATCGCCATTTGCAACGGAAACTTTTTTCTGGTTCAGCAGCCAGTTCGACCTCCTTTCAGCGCTGCTGACGCTGTTGAGTACCTGGATGCTGCTGCTATATCGGGATTCCGGAAAAACGAGGCATGCAATATGCGCCGTCCTATCCTACACGGGCGCCTTGTTCTCGAAAGAAAATGCCATCATTTTTATTACGGTGCTTCCTTTGCTGATTATATGGCAACGGAAAAAGGCGCCGGCGGCCAGAACGGCCTGGTTGATCTCTGCTTTTCTTGTCCCGGCCGCCGGCTATCTTGCCATTCGCTCCATGCTGGTCGGAGCGTTCCATAGCCCTTACGGAAACATGCTGTCCCTGGTGCGGAATGCAGACATTGTGTCGCATCTCGCCTCCTACGCGAGGACATTCTCAGACCTTTCCCTGAAAATGCCGGAAGCTTTCTCCTGGGTCGGTATCTCTTACACGGGGGCGTTGATTGCATTCCTTGCAACCGCTCTTTATTGTCGTCCCAAACTCACGGTCACTACGCTGCTCCTATTCTGTCTGGCCTTGTCTCCCGTCATCTGGACCGCACCCACTCATGCGGGGACTGCCGATAGCCGTTTTCTATACGTCCCGGCAATCTTCCCGATAATTGCGATCTCGATCGGAGTCGAAACCAGCCTTCGACAGCCGCTCCTCAGCGGCGGCTGGACTCGCATCGCAAGGAGCGCCGGCATCGCCGGCACTGGTGTCCTGCTGTCCGCCGCCGCTCTCAGCACGTCGGAACAGGCGGCGATATGGCGTTTCGCCTACGAAACCGCTCACAGCGCGGTGCTCGATGTCCTGCACACCGCATGGCAAAACCCCGGCTCCACCTTGCATGTCCGAAACCTTCCGCTCCGCCTCACGGAGGGGCCTTATCTTGTCAAGCCATATAACTTGATTCATTACGCCAAAGCACTCGACAATCCCATTTCCAACCGCATCGTCTGTGATTCCGCAATACTATCCTACCGCGACCCGGAAATGCTCATGCCAGCCGAGCGCTCCGAACTGGGTCCCAGCGGCAACGAAAACGGTGCAATCAAGGACATAGTTATCGGCAGCCCTGCCAGGGCTCGATTCCTGCCAACGAACTAA
- a CDS encoding LAGLIDADG family homing endonuclease yields MDPQPISLEVLLEKYAKHGETSAEEIFARVAEALAAPEKSPDAWRPRFLSALKSGFIPAGRIMSAAGTGMQATLINCFVQPVGDSVSEEVDGRPGIYTALAEAAETMRRGGGVGYDFSAIRPKGARVHTTESRASGPVSYMRVFDRSCETVESAGARRGAQMGMLRCEHPDIFEFVRAKDRAGELTNFNLSVALSEHFMQAVETDGLWDLTHRAEPSPEQQCEGAHLREDGLWVYRSVPARELWDLIMRSTYDHAEPGVLFIDRMSRENNLGYCERIEATNPCVTADTWVMTAKGARQVRDLIDRPFEAVVDGKCYPTESQGFFFTGNKPVLRLNTAEGHALRLTDDHPVLRVSKMTRYLRETEWVKAGELRPHDKIVLHDHRALPAWDGAHTEAEGYLIGLLIGDGTLKQNKAVLSVWDATALKVANGGESVPSSGVAGVMRAAEQAARGLPHRADFNGWQTTIEGRGEYRTATGALRTLALELGLTPGNKRFTPAMETASSAFYRGVLRGMFDADGSVQGSQQKGISIRLTQTDLGNLQAVQRMLLRLGIAATIYQNRRPGGMKVLPDGKGGAKEYACQALHEIIISNENIVRYAELIGFADSDKMDRLTALMQRYQRKPNAERFVATVQALEDDGVEAVYDVTVADMHAFDANGLYVHNCAEQPLPAYGCCCLGSLDLTRFVAHPFTPDATFEAERFAEVAAIAVRMLDNVLDATYWPLERQREEAKAKRRIGLGFTGLGDALAMLGVRYDSAEARDVAAGIARRLRDAAYLASAELALEKGAFPCFEAEPYLASPFIAGLPEPLRARIRESGIRNSHLLSIAPTGTISLAFADNASNGIEPPYAWTYVRKKREPDGSTREYPVEDHAYRLYRATAGDRPLPPAFVTALDISALDHMRMLAAVQPFVDSSISKTVNVPADYPYADFQHLYLEAWKAGLKGLATYRPNPVTGAVLEAAPATGLSRPEFDESDPDRRLRLDEVPTPALASLRWRRRPRPAGGNPAWSYLIDHPLGSFAVFIGHVEDHGGHPFEVWVNGAEQPRGLGALAKSLSMDMRSNDRGWLKTKLESLMKAHGDDGFELPFPPDGRPVRVPSLVAGFARLIYYRCAELGAFDTLTDTPVLDALMSPKEPKTGPDGTLSWTVDILNVATGDDFVMGLKELVLPNGQRRPYSIWLSGEYPRVLDGLCKSLSFDMRVIDPAWIGAKLRQLLDFPEPRGDFLARIPGSGRQRNYPSTVAYMARLAIHRYAMLGLLDEEGQPLQDMGLMDYETPGPEIGRAKTPVLKGARCPECGNDAVIRRDGCDFCTACGALGGCG; encoded by the coding sequence GTGGATCCCCAACCCATTTCCCTCGAAGTCTTGCTGGAGAAATACGCCAAGCACGGCGAAACCAGCGCCGAGGAAATTTTCGCGCGAGTAGCGGAAGCCCTCGCCGCTCCGGAGAAGTCACCGGACGCATGGCGGCCTCGGTTCCTGTCGGCGCTCAAGTCGGGCTTCATCCCTGCCGGCAGGATCATGTCCGCGGCCGGTACCGGTATGCAGGCGACCCTGATCAACTGCTTCGTGCAGCCGGTGGGCGATTCGGTTTCGGAAGAAGTGGACGGCAGACCGGGCATTTACACGGCCCTGGCGGAAGCCGCCGAAACCATGCGGCGCGGCGGCGGCGTGGGCTACGATTTCTCGGCCATCCGCCCCAAAGGGGCGCGCGTCCACACGACGGAATCGCGGGCTTCCGGGCCGGTGTCGTACATGCGCGTGTTCGACCGCTCCTGCGAGACGGTGGAATCCGCCGGCGCCCGCCGCGGCGCGCAGATGGGGATGCTGCGCTGCGAACACCCGGATATCTTCGAATTCGTCCGCGCCAAGGACCGCGCGGGCGAATTGACCAACTTCAATCTCTCGGTCGCGTTGAGCGAGCACTTCATGCAGGCCGTGGAAACCGATGGCCTCTGGGACCTGACGCACCGCGCCGAACCCTCGCCCGAACAGCAGTGCGAAGGCGCCCACCTGCGAGAGGATGGACTATGGGTTTACCGCAGCGTCCCGGCGCGTGAGCTGTGGGACCTCATCATGCGCTCGACCTACGACCACGCCGAACCCGGCGTGCTGTTCATCGACCGGATGAGCCGGGAAAACAACCTGGGCTATTGCGAACGCATCGAAGCCACCAACCCTTGCGTCACGGCCGACACCTGGGTGATGACCGCCAAAGGCGCCCGGCAGGTGCGTGACCTGATCGATCGACCTTTCGAGGCTGTCGTAGACGGTAAATGCTATCCGACCGAATCGCAGGGCTTCTTCTTCACGGGCAATAAACCGGTACTGCGCTTGAATACTGCTGAAGGGCATGCCCTCCGCCTGACCGACGACCACCCCGTGCTGCGCGTTTCAAAAATGACTCGCTACCTGCGCGAAACGGAATGGGTGAAGGCTGGGGAACTCCGCCCCCATGACAAGATCGTGCTGCACGACCATCGCGCCCTGCCCGCCTGGGATGGCGCGCATACCGAAGCGGAAGGCTACCTGATCGGATTGCTGATCGGCGACGGTACACTCAAGCAGAACAAAGCCGTGTTGAGCGTCTGGGATGCGACCGCATTGAAGGTCGCCAATGGCGGCGAGAGCGTCCCCTCCTCCGGCGTAGCCGGTGTCATGCGCGCCGCGGAACAAGCCGCACGCGGATTGCCGCACCGTGCCGACTTCAATGGCTGGCAAACGACCATAGAGGGACGCGGTGAATACCGCACGGCGACCGGCGCCCTGCGCACGCTGGCGCTGGAACTGGGGCTGACACCCGGCAACAAGCGCTTCACCCCCGCGATGGAAACCGCATCGTCCGCCTTCTATCGCGGCGTGCTGCGCGGCATGTTCGATGCCGACGGCTCGGTGCAGGGCTCGCAGCAGAAAGGTATCAGCATCCGCCTGACGCAGACCGACCTCGGCAACCTGCAAGCCGTGCAACGCATGCTGCTGCGCCTCGGCATCGCCGCCACCATCTATCAGAACCGCCGACCTGGCGGGATGAAGGTGCTGCCGGACGGCAAGGGCGGCGCGAAGGAATATGCCTGCCAAGCGCTGCATGAAATCATCATCAGCAACGAGAACATCGTGCGTTATGCCGAGCTGATCGGCTTCGCAGACAGCGACAAGATGGATCGGCTGACCGCTTTGATGCAGCGATACCAACGCAAACCGAATGCGGAACGTTTCGTCGCCACCGTACAGGCGCTCGAAGACGATGGCGTGGAAGCGGTCTACGACGTCACCGTTGCTGACATGCATGCTTTCGACGCCAACGGCCTGTATGTGCACAACTGCGCCGAGCAGCCCCTGCCCGCCTATGGCTGCTGCTGCCTGGGCAGCCTGGACCTGACCCGATTCGTCGCCCACCCTTTCACGCCGGATGCCACCTTCGAGGCCGAGCGCTTCGCCGAAGTCGCCGCCATCGCCGTGCGGATGCTGGACAACGTCCTGGATGCGACCTACTGGCCGCTGGAGCGACAACGGGAAGAGGCGAAAGCCAAGCGCAGGATAGGTCTGGGCTTCACCGGCTTAGGGGATGCACTCGCCATGCTGGGGGTACGCTACGACAGCGCCGAGGCGCGCGACGTGGCGGCCGGCATCGCCAGGAGACTGCGCGATGCGGCCTACCTCGCCTCGGCCGAGCTGGCGCTGGAGAAAGGCGCATTCCCCTGCTTCGAGGCCGAACCCTATCTCGCATCGCCCTTCATCGCCGGCCTGCCCGAGCCACTGCGCGCCCGGATCCGGGAATCAGGGATCCGCAACAGCCACCTGCTCAGCATCGCTCCGACCGGCACCATCTCGCTGGCCTTCGCCGACAATGCCAGCAACGGCATCGAGCCGCCTTACGCCTGGACCTACGTCCGCAAGAAACGCGAGCCCGACGGTTCCACCCGCGAATATCCGGTCGAGGACCACGCCTACCGGCTGTATCGGGCGACGGCGGGCGACCGTCCTCTGCCGCCGGCATTCGTCACGGCGCTGGACATTTCGGCGCTCGATCACATGCGCATGCTCGCGGCGGTCCAGCCTTTTGTGGACTCGTCCATCTCCAAGACCGTCAACGTCCCCGCCGACTACCCTTACGCGGATTTCCAGCACCTCTATCTCGAAGCCTGGAAAGCCGGGCTCAAGGGCCTCGCCACGTACCGCCCCAACCCGGTCACGGGAGCGGTCCTGGAAGCGGCACCGGCAACCGGCCTATCGCGCCCCGAATTCGACGAATCCGACCCCGACCGCAGGCTCCGCCTGGACGAAGTCCCCACGCCGGCCCTGGCCTCCTTGCGCTGGCGCCGCCGGCCCCGGCCAGCGGGCGGCAATCCGGCCTGGAGCTATCTGATCGACCACCCCCTGGGATCGTTCGCCGTGTTCATCGGCCATGTCGAAGACCACGGCGGCCATCCCTTCGAGGTGTGGGTCAACGGCGCGGAACAGCCGCGTGGCCTCGGCGCCCTGGCCAAGTCACTGTCGATGGACATGCGCTCCAACGACCGCGGCTGGCTCAAGACCAAGCTGGAGAGCCTGATGAAGGCGCACGGAGACGACGGTTTCGAACTGCCCTTCCCGCCCGACGGACGGCCCGTCCGCGTCCCCAGCCTGGTGGCGGGATTCGCCCGGCTGATCTACTACCGCTGCGCGGAACTCGGCGCCTTCGACACGCTCACCGACACCCCGGTACTGGACGCCCTGATGTCGCCCAAGGAACCCAAGACCGGTCCCGACGGCACGCTGTCCTGGACCGTCGACATCCTCAACGTCGCCACCGGCGACGACTTCGTCATGGGCCTCAAGGAACTGGTCCTCCCCAACGGCCAGCGGCGGCCCTACTCCATCTGGCTGTCCGGCGAGTACCCCCGAGTACTCGACGGCCTGTGCAAGAGCCTGTCCTTCGACATGCGCGTCATCGACCCCGCCTGGATCGGCGCGAAGCTGCGCCAATTGCTCGACTTTCCGGAACCGCGCGGCGATTTCCTGGCCCGAATCCCCGGCAGCGGTCGTCAGCGGAACTATCCTTCGACCGTCGCCTACATGGCGCGGCTGGCGATACACCGCTACGCCATGCTGGGGCTCCTGGACGAAGAAGGACAGCCGCTGCAGGACATGGGGCTGATGGACTACGAAACCCCCGGCCCGGAGATCGGGCGGGCCAAAACGCCCGTCCTGAAAGGCGCCCGCTGCCCGGAATGCGGCAACGATGCGGTGATACGCCGGGACGGCTGCGATTTCTGCACGGCTTGCGGGGCATTGGGCGGATGCGGGTAA
- the glnL gene encoding nitrogen regulation protein NR(II), whose product MTASDTLSFYRRILDNLGDGVLLFDKRLTLTYINMPGEMLLAVSARQVLGARARLVLPCGEQPIEPDLRHAMETGISLTKRNVTLVHPLHVITVNLHITPMTEDEATGVLVQVQQVDRHLRISMEEQLLAQQNAARSLLRGLAHEIKNPLGGLRGAAQLLEQELQDELREYTQIIIEESDRLQSLLDRMLGPNKLPQKTWLNIHRVLDRVTQLVQVEVPAGVRIVRDYDPSIPEIFGDADQLIQAILNIVRNAAQALGMHGRIVIRTRIDRQVTIGERRHRMAVKVDIIDDGPGIKPELLNHIFYPMVTGRADGTGLGLSIAQGLISQHGGLIECSSVPGNTVFSIFLPLEEDHETSVPGLGSR is encoded by the coding sequence ATGACGGCATCGGACACCCTTTCCTTCTACCGGCGCATCCTCGACAACCTCGGGGACGGCGTGCTGCTGTTCGATAAGAGGCTGACCCTGACCTACATCAACATGCCCGGCGAAATGCTGCTCGCCGTAAGCGCCCGCCAGGTCCTGGGCGCGCGTGCGCGGCTGGTGCTGCCGTGCGGCGAACAGCCGATCGAGCCGGACTTGAGGCATGCCATGGAGACCGGCATCTCGCTGACCAAGCGCAACGTCACCCTGGTCCATCCCCTCCACGTGATCACGGTGAACCTGCACATCACGCCGATGACCGAGGACGAGGCCACCGGGGTGCTGGTCCAGGTTCAGCAGGTGGACCGCCACCTCCGGATTTCCATGGAGGAGCAGTTGCTGGCGCAGCAGAATGCGGCCAGGTCGCTGCTACGGGGGCTGGCGCACGAGATCAAGAATCCGCTCGGGGGGCTGCGCGGCGCGGCGCAGCTCCTGGAGCAGGAGCTGCAGGACGAGCTGCGCGAATACACCCAGATCATCATCGAGGAATCCGACCGCCTGCAGTCCCTGCTGGACCGCATGCTCGGGCCGAACAAGCTGCCGCAGAAAACCTGGCTCAACATCCACCGGGTGCTGGACCGGGTGACCCAACTGGTGCAGGTGGAAGTGCCCGCCGGCGTCCGGATCGTCCGCGACTACGACCCGAGCATCCCGGAAATCTTCGGCGATGCCGATCAACTGATCCAGGCCATACTCAACATCGTGCGCAATGCCGCCCAGGCCTTGGGGATGCACGGCCGGATCGTCATCCGCACCCGCATCGACCGGCAGGTGACGATCGGCGAGCGGCGCCACCGCATGGCGGTGAAGGTCGACATCATCGACGACGGCCCCGGCATCAAGCCGGAACTCTTGAACCATATTTTCTATCCGATGGTCACCGGCCGGGCCGACGGCACCGGCCTGGGGCTGTCGATCGCGCAGGGCCTGATCAGCCAGCACGGCGGCCTGATCGAGTGCAGCAGCGTGCCCGGAAACACCGTTTTTTCCATATTTTTGCCTCTGGAGGAGGACCATGAAACGAGCGTTCCAGGTTTGGGTAGTCGATGA